The following is a genomic window from Nitrospira sp..
CTCCGCGAGGAAATCCGCTTCGGCATAGACTTTGGCCTGCAACGGATCGTCCATCAATTCCGGCTCAAGCGTGCGATTCATATTATCCCTACTTTCAATTGACTGCTCCTGTCACGTCCACCTGATCGCCCGGCCGAACGACCCCCTCCCTCAACACCTTGGCATACACTCGACTCCAGCCCGGATGCGTTTCTTGCGAGATGCGATGAAAATCTCCGTCATGAAACCATGGCGCATTGTAACGGCATGGTGTGGTGTAACTCATCACTTCCAGCGCAAGGTCTGGTCCGATGCTCAGTCTGACACCGGGCTGTATTCCCTCCCAATCCACTCCGGCCAGCGTCAGATTCTCCCCTGAAAAACCCGGCTCGATGGAATGGCCCGCTTGCTGTAATCGCTCAATCACCTCCAGCGAATACACACAGACCGCGCGATCCGGGCCGCCGTGAAATTTCAGATTGCGCTGGCGATCCCCCTCGACACCCCGCACAGTCACCAGGGCTTCACGCACCGGCTTTTTCGGCACCCCGCCATCCGAAACACTGATTTGATGAATATGAGGATAGGGAGGACGCCCGTTCTTCATGACTTACCCCTGTCCTTCACAGGGCTCAGATCGGCCAAGCTCCAGCGCCACCCAGCCCTCCTGCTCGCGCCGATGAATCGGATACAGCCCAGAAGAAGCATACTGCGCCATGACTTCATCCACTTGCTCGACCAACAGGCCTGAAAAAAAGAGCCGCGAGCCAGCCAAGCCATAGGCGGCTAACTCATCGGCCAAGAGCAAGAGCGTCTGCCGATCGATATTCGCAACCACCAGATCCGGCGTCATGCCCTCGGGCACGTCGAACAGTGTTCCACAGATCAGTTCCAATTCTGAACCGAACGCATTCTGGCTTGCGCATTCCAACGCACAGTCCACCGCCACTGGATCGATCTCGACACCGACCGCCGACCGCGCGCCCAGCCGCAAGGCCGCCATCGCGAGAATGCCGCTGCCGGCACCGACATCGAGTACGACTTCGCCGCCACGGATCAGCTCCTCCAACCACTCCAGTAACATGCGAGTCGTCGCATGATGCCCTGTACCAAAGGCCTGCTTGGGATCGAGGATCACGTCGAGATCGCCGGCCAGTAATGACGCGGACTCCCAACTGGGCCGAATGACTAACCGGCGCCCGACCCGGAGTGGCTTGACCGACTGCGCCCACTGACGATTCCAATCCTGATGCGGCAGATC
Proteins encoded in this region:
- a CDS encoding MOSC domain-containing protein (MaGe:77308874) → MKNGRPPYPHIHQISVSDGGVPKKPVREALVTVRGVEGDRQRNLKFHGGPDRAVCVYSLEVIERLQQAGHSIEPGFSGENLTLAGVDWEGIQPGVRLSIGPDLALEVMSYTTPCRYNAPWFHDGDFHRISQETHPGWSRVYAKVLREGVVRPGDQVDVTGAVN
- a CDS encoding Ribosomal protein L11 methyltransferase (MaGe:77308875) translates to MMQEWVDVSIHSAVDPGELLGMLGDPHVRGAWEDQGVTHLYWSREHWSSDQLGQVRAALDRLDPSGRSSGAVQVGDLPHQDWNRQWAQSVKPLRVGRRLVIRPSWESASLLAGDLDVILDPKQAFGTGHHATTRMLLEWLEELIRGGEVVLDVGAGSGILAMAALRLGARSAVGVEIDPVAVDCALECASQNAFGSELELICGTLFDVPEGMTPDLVVANIDRQTLLLLADELAAYGLAGSRLFFSGLLVEQVDEVMAQYASSGLYPIHRREQEGWVALELGRSEPCEGQG